The proteins below come from a single Chelmon rostratus isolate fCheRos1 chromosome 10, fCheRos1.pri, whole genome shotgun sequence genomic window:
- the plp2b gene encoding proteolipid protein 2b produces the protein MADTTTIPGASCMEKLKSYVKTPKGLILAGEIILSFIIIICYAASYYGGYSAVAICEMIFAMIFFGVFMMELDKQFQVISWIWSDFFRAAIGAGLYIITSLICVIGGAGDGARIAGGVFGLIAGLLFAYDTYTIYLQIRSSRQHTAASTSDRV, from the exons ATGGCTGATACAACGACCATCCCCGGTGCTAGCTGCATGGAGAAGCTGAAAAGTTACGTGAAGACTCCAAAAGGGCTTATCCTCGCAGGAGAAATA ATCCTCAgtttcattatcatcatctgCTATGCTGCATCGTACTATGGAGGCTACTCCGCTGTGGCCATCTGCGAGATGATCTTCGCCATGATCTTCTTCGGCGTCTTCATGATGGAGCTGGACAAGCAGTTCCAAGTGATCAGCTGGATCTGGAGT GATTTTTTCCGTGCTGCCATTGGTGCTGGCCTTTACATCATCACTTCACTCATCTGTGTGATTGGAGGGGCTGGAGATGGTGCTCGCATCGCAGGCGGG GTGTTTGGTTTGATCGCTGGTCTGCTGTTTGCCTATGACACCTACACCATCTACCTGCAAATcaggagcagcaggcagcacacagcagcttccACCA gtgACAGAGTCTAA